A single Ferroacidibacillus organovorans DNA region contains:
- a CDS encoding DUF5348 domain-containing protein: MRRPPMTMYYCDHMDRWCVDTGDTPYWLSCGEGFELCVGKLNLPCRIEFAKGWYIIVNDVALALMEHRRYLITLN; encoded by the coding sequence ATGAGACGTCCGCCAATGACCATGTATTATTGTGACCATATGGACCGGTGGTGTGTTGATACAGGAGACACGCCTTACTGGCTGAGTTGCGGAGAGGGATTCGAGCTTTGTGTTGGGAAGTTGAACTTGCCATGCCGAATTGAATTTGCGAAGGGCTGGTACATTATTGTCAACGACGTGGCTCTTGCTCTCATGGAACACAGACGTTACTTGATAACTCTAAACTAA